Proteins co-encoded in one Cinclus cinclus chromosome 17, bCinCin1.1, whole genome shotgun sequence genomic window:
- the GSC2 gene encoding homeobox protein goosecoid-2, with amino-acid sequence MSSEPVPGADPGRRGLKKPHPFSIEDILSSPVEKSPQVLVPLCLRSILDCTPRRLCELETIPASSLQEEEEEEEEEEELEGAGCNCCCCSHTSARSLQDLPGWLDARFSWPMRLFHPAVRVCKSSQEKSSELQTFQQIQRRTRRHRTIFTEEQLQALETLFHQNQYPDVVTREHLANRIHLKEERVEVWFKNRRAKWRHQKRATASALILQAKQPPKESC; translated from the exons atgTCTTCAGAGCCAGTGCCAGGTGCTGACCCTGGCAGGAGAGGCCTGAAGAAGCCACATCCGTTCAGCATCGAGGACATCCTCTCCAGCCCCGTGGAGAAGAGCCCCCAGGTCTTGGTGCCACTGTGCCTACGGAGTATCTTGGACTGCACACCCAGGCGGCTGTGTGAGCTGGAAACCATCCCAGCTAGCtccctgcaggaggaggaggaggaggaggaagaggaggaagagctggaaggGGCAGGCtgcaactgctgctgctgttctcacACGAGTGCCCGCTCCCTGCAAGACCTGCCGGGCTGGCTGG ATGCCCGGTTCTCCTGGCCCATGCGGCTCTTCCACCCAGCGGTCAGGGTCTGTAAGAGCTCCCAGGAGAAGTCGAGCGAGCTGCAGACCTTCCAGCAGATCCAGCGCCGCACACGCCGGCACCGCACCATATTCACCGAAGAGCAGCTGCAGGCGCTGGAGACGCTTTTCCACCAGAACCAGTACCCGGACGTCGTCACCCGCGAGCACCTGGCAAACCGCATTCACCTGAAGGAAGAGAGGGTAGAG GTTTGGTTTAAAAATCGTCGGGCGAAGTGGCGGCATCAGAAGAGGGCGACTGCCTCAGCGCTGATCCTCCAGGCCAAGCAGCCCCCCAAGGAGAGCTGTTAG